A window of Gossypium hirsutum isolate 1008001.06 chromosome D13, Gossypium_hirsutum_v2.1, whole genome shotgun sequence genomic DNA:
cacGTTATTCACACATCGactctatatatttttattatgtttaaataatatttaactaaagTTATActcaaattctaatttttaatgtAGACTtgaataaacttttaaaataagaaaaagtacAATTTTAATTATGTACAAATCAACAAAAAGTGTTAATAATTAATGTTCAGTCTCTGTATATATTAACTATAATATGATCAATGTTGTAAGAATTGGTCTTCGGAATGATTGGAGTTTTGATTTAACccctttcaaatttttaaaagaataaaaattaaatagaaaaaaatgaaaatttatattcaCAAAATCTAAAAGTTTttgttaaaaaatcataaaaattaaaaatagagaaaaagatTCAATTTTTAATCTACTTTTTCAATTGTCATTTTTTTGGTTGAAATGATTCagattattttcaaatatatatatatatattgcggATTAAATTGATCGGACTTTCAACCTTCTATTCAATTAGTCCCCTcgtaatatttaaataatttatatatattgtatttaaGCTTTTAGCTATGTTAgatgttattttaatttatatggaGCGATAGTTAAAACTTTTATCAGACATTCGTTTGACATAAGTTTGAATTGTGTTATCTTTATCCTTTTTtctcaattttatatataaaagaattgagttaagttatttaaaaaaattgactaaaatattttttatatacaaaataaattatattaatatgagaatgattacatatatattataatatttttaaatgaatgattaaatttttaactttatcaatttcattaaataattacatatttattataatatttttcacCATGCataatctaataataataataacaacacacCGAATTGACAAAGGCTTTGTAATTAATTATCCGCTCCAACTTGATGATTATGGAAATACAAAGGCACGTCCGGTTTGACCTTAAAAGTTATTTGACCCTCTCTCTTCAAGCTTCATGGTCTACcctaatagatattttatttagtttaacaCATCTGTTTTTAAAATGCCATTTGACTTCTATTTTCAATTTGTCAACCAATATAAGGTGTTAGTTCCATCTCCTTTCCTCACTCCTGTCTCATTCCCTTGCCTGTTTTCTCAAACTTTAATCCTTCAAGATGAGTGGCTTTGCAGCAGAAGAAAGGAGCAGCGGTGAAACGAAATACAAAGGAGTGCGTCGTCGAAGATGGGGCAAATGGGTGTCCGAAATCCGGGTCCCAGGCAGCCAAGAACGTCTTTGGTTAGGCTCTTATTCAACCCCGGAAGCTGCTGCAATCGCCCATGACCTTGCTTTCTATTGCCTGCGTCGACCATCTTCCATGACTGCTCTCAACTTTCCTTCCATGTTACCTCCTTATGTCAGTCCAAACATGTCCCCCAAGTCTATCCAAAGAGCAGCATCGGATGCTGGCATGGCTGTGGATGCCGCCCACATGATCCGCTAAGAAACCAGGGCAACTGAAAACGTTATGAGTGTGGATATAGGCGTGGAGACTGAGCCCTGGGACAACGAACACCATAGCAGTTGCGGTTCCTGGGAAAAACAAGGGGAGCCTTTGAGCATTTCTGTTGATGATTATCTCTATTTTTGAAACATCTCAATATTCCATCTGCCATTGTCTTACATGCAAGATAATTTTGTATATACAAACTATAAAGTACCATGATTAGGGTGGGGTTTGCACTGCAATTTCCTGTATTGCGATTCCAATTGAATCAAAACTCGAAATTTTATTAGAAAGACATTCAAATCCCTACTCCAAAGCCAAATCCACCTTGGTTACTGCACTTGTATCTTTAGTTGAGTTATATAGTCAATATCAATTCATAAGTATTAGGTCTGATTGTATGATTTGGTTAAACAGTGTGAAACCTTTGGAATTCAAATCCTTCTCATGAGATCACCTTCAGCAACTTTTGACTAAAAATTTTAGCGGACTTCGGAAATTTAGTAACATCCCATTCCTccgacatatatatatatttatgagttTTCATTTTGGAGGGTTTTCTAAAATATTCGTTAGAGAGTTCGGTAATTAATCTTTTACGGTAACAAGTAAATATTGACCACAAGTTTTAAAGCTCCTCCTTATCTAAGACGAGGATGGAATTCTCAATCATTAATTAAAGTAGAAGAGATCTTTACCATTTTACCCAacttttattagtttttatatcTAAAGTTCCAAACatcataaattatttaaaaacagcattgaattttttaaaataatttagaataaaaatttaagactttaaattatttttctaaaaattattaggTGTATATCTATTGAGTATTTATATTATAAGAACAAAGTAATTTAGTTCCAAAGGAGAAAACGCAAGGCAAATTAAGGGGGAAAAAGGTGAATTTTGTCAAAATCCAAACAATGTGAACAGGTGCTAAAAAAGTTGGCAAGTTAGACCCACTTAAGTTTTACCGATCAATAACCATAAGTGTTGAAAGTCAAAAGTAATCCAAACCCAACAAACCAATGAAACGGCAAacttaagaataaataaataccTGAAGCAAATACAATTGGCACGTAAACCTGAAATTTTGAACAACGGACTTATAACTCATAACTAAAATTACTTTTAGGGGTCAAAAACTGGTTTTCAGTGTTGCAATTGTGGTTTCAAAACTTAAAttaagaaattttttgaaaaaaaaatagattttaatttctctaaaatattaattatattaattatatgttttttctcTCCAGTTTTGGGttccaaatttagaatttaaattctTTCCGTGATagcactaaaaaaattaatataattaatatttaattatgtttaaataaatttgataatatttataaataagtcTGCCTTATGTGTATGTGCACAAGATTTATACATTGTCTGTTCATAAAATATTCTCtactttttattcattaaaaactCTCTCTTTATGTGTGTGCAAATGATTGAAATCCAAAACTATTTAACAAATCAGCAGCACAAATTAAAAGGCAAGAAACTAAGTTTTGAAGGCTGCATCTACTACAATTATGAGACCAATAGGAAGTTCTTCTCGCACCATGAGCTTAGAGGAATTATGTAACACCTCTTGCCCAACTCGATCACTAAGTCTGAGCTACAAGATGATATATTCGTTTCTAGAGCAATTACaacaaatttcaaaacatttcaatcAATGCAACATGCTTATAACTTGTATAAAACACATTTCAATATGATGTAAAATCATTCTCAGGTCATAtacaagcttatgaaagctcttttacTAATTCGAGGATTAAGGACATCAGTCAGTGAGTTATGTCGCGACTCAAGAAGTTTGACGTCACAACGTCACTCACTGTCGATTACATCGCGACATTAGGGACTTGAGGTCATGACGTTTCCCCTGCTTTAACAAAAACTACTTTGGTACATCTTACATGTTTTCAATCAAACACCCACATACTTCCATAACATCTTTCCACAATCAAAACAACCTCATTCCATACCAATCTATACCCATTCAAGCATGTGAATATTTGAAACCAAACATTTAATTTGGCATACATCTCATGATCATCATTTAAGCTCATCCAAGCCATTTATTCATCTAGCCATGCCCAGCTACCCCATTCAAGTTCAAATACATTTATACCTATGCAATTTGAGAATCAAAAATTTATTATGGTCTTAACATGTACCAAATAAAGTATAGACTAAACTATAATACATGCTCAACATTCAAACCTACCATTTTCAAACCATTCATCAACTTATCTTTCTTAACTACTTCACTTTGCAACATTTAACATACCAAACTTATGTAAGTTTAAGATCATCCCTTCTAGTAGCACCAAACATGACCAAAACCATGCATCAAATATGTCATATATCAAGCTTAACATATTGATAAAGAATGAGACAGATGAATGCGGAAGCGGATCATAAAGCTTGTCAAAGTCGCGGATTTGACTTAGGTCTCTAGACGTTCGGAAAGAAACTTGAATTTTGACACAACTTGAAACGAAATTGAACCCAAgtcagataaaacaattaaaacaaataactaaaataaaacaatgaatcaaagattaaaataataaagaagcgaataaagaagataaatgggAAGATAGAATgtggcgtgtagaagtcctaaaaagccttggaaatatgaagaatccacaaccccatTCAAGcgactctaatttcccctccaagatagaAACCTTGGGAAGAAAAAGTTTAAAGATGATCctcacaatctaaaaagattgttcaaactcttctaaaaaaaactcaagagaaattcttgaaaagaaaaactcagagagaatttattaactcaaagagaaatagaataataatgaattgttttaattgtgtacaatgcaaaggcctatatataggctagctaaataaatctaaataaaactcttaagtatactagaactctaatttaatctaaacaagaagtggttttaaactaaactttcttgttaagataaaactcctaaataacttaaaatactttataattataaaaaatttggaataaaataataagagatgataaatacaatattgggctcatatataataacaatTAAGCCTAAAACTCAAACCCAATAttatttaaactcgaattaaaagcccgaaactcgtaattcccgtcataatcCCATTCAAAAATTCTGTTCgcatagtcttcactaaaacggtcataatTTTTGGTCCTGAACTCAAAATTCAGTGATTCAAAATGCATTTCGAATCTAAGAGAGAGGTCTTCAAATGTCATGCAGACATCTCAACCAAGAAGTAccaggatcccatccaaaaagtcatcaCAAGTTTGTTGATTTCCCAAGCCTGAAAATTGGCAGTATTGGTGATTGGaatctaataaatttcaccccatccgtgcatgtatcattctccctttcctcaaaaagattcatcctcgaatcttgTCTTTGATCGaatcatgatttgatgtgcttagcCTTTGACATTGTTGGTGGACCCTGAGGTAGTGTGAACCCATCACATTCATGGGTCTAAAATTGTGCCTTGAGACTCGCATCATTCTCCCCTTCCTCAAGAAGATTCGTCCCCGAATCTTTAGCTGCATAGAAAGAAAATGGATtagaataaataacaataaaatgaataaaatacttaCCTGAGCTTTCTTGTGCACCAAAACTATCTCCAGGATCAAAGATATGATCAAGTATCTCTCGTTAAAAAACAAACCATCAACACTAGATAAAGAAATATTAGGCACATGGGTGTTCAAGTAAAAACTAACCTGTAACTTTTTTTGAATATGCATGATCATCCATATAAATTTCCAACGATAAGtcaagaatttcacataattataaaattaaaaaaattaatattattatgtaaaaattcatcTTTATAGgtcaagatagaaaattttgttgcaagaaaaaatatttaaaatgcttTAAAAAGCTATTTGATgcaacaaaattactatttttaacctTTACAAAGGTAGATAAACCCATCAAATCAGTTGAACTTTCAGACCAAGGTTTAATAAAATTTGACTAACGAGAAAACATGTTGTAAGGAAATATTTGACAAACAAAATTAGTagcatatttataaaaaaaaatattcaaggtATGCCttcttaaattaatttctattgttTCTTTACATTCTTTACCTTGTAGCACTTGTGGGAAATTATCGAT
This region includes:
- the LOC107919700 gene encoding ethylene-responsive transcription factor ERF020, with the translated sequence MSGFAAEERSSGETKYKGVRRRRWGKWVSEIRVPGSQERLWLGSYSTPEAAAIAHDLAFYCLRRPSSMTALNFPSMLPPYVSPNMSPKSIQRAASDAGMAVDAAHMIR